The Spirosoma foliorum genome has a window encoding:
- a CDS encoding Gfo/Idh/MocA family protein — protein sequence MENNRRNFLKTAGLSGLSLVAASPFSAYASTTKELETIGEQASKIRSQVFNMSGYAAPKLDVVRVGFVGIGNRGMGAVERLNQIEGVEIKALCDLRPERVNLALKKIEANGHRPQLYSGSADAWKKLCERTDLDLIYIVTPWALHTPIAVFSMNHGKHVCVEVPAAKTLEECWQLIETSERTKKHCMMTENCCYDFTELLTLNMARHGFFGEIAHCEAAYIHNLQELVFSKEHFYQMWELEEMYKRTGNLYPTHGLGPVCQVLNINRGDQMDYLVSMSSNDFVLGNLAKELAAKDDFYKPYVGKPFNGNMSTTTIRTKKGKTIMVQYDVSSPRPYSRIQLVSGTKGVALKYPEPARYSTGHEWMNEKEIKELEEKYMPPIVKKMGDIAKNVGGHGGMDFLMDWRTIDCLRNGLPLDQDVYDAALWSSVGPLSAWSVAHRSNSIDVPDFTGGAWQKNKPVDISMSKGGTTQAKV from the coding sequence ATGGAAAACAATAGACGAAATTTCTTAAAAACAGCCGGACTAAGCGGATTAAGTCTGGTAGCGGCTAGTCCATTTTCGGCCTATGCGTCTACCACTAAAGAACTGGAAACTATTGGCGAGCAGGCCAGCAAAATACGCTCTCAAGTCTTCAATATGAGTGGCTATGCAGCCCCCAAGCTGGATGTTGTTCGCGTTGGTTTCGTAGGAATTGGCAACCGGGGCATGGGAGCCGTTGAACGACTGAATCAAATTGAGGGCGTTGAGATAAAAGCGCTTTGTGATCTTCGACCAGAGCGGGTGAATCTGGCGCTGAAGAAAATTGAAGCGAACGGCCACCGCCCTCAATTGTATTCGGGGAGTGCGGATGCCTGGAAAAAACTCTGCGAACGCACCGACCTCGACCTTATTTATATCGTAACGCCCTGGGCATTGCATACGCCCATTGCGGTATTTTCCATGAACCATGGCAAGCATGTGTGCGTGGAAGTACCAGCCGCCAAAACGCTCGAAGAATGCTGGCAGTTGATCGAAACATCGGAGCGCACTAAAAAGCATTGCATGATGACCGAAAACTGCTGCTATGACTTCACCGAGTTGCTCACCCTAAACATGGCACGGCACGGTTTCTTCGGCGAAATAGCACATTGCGAAGCCGCCTATATCCATAATTTACAAGAGCTTGTCTTCTCGAAAGAACACTTTTACCAGATGTGGGAATTAGAGGAGATGTACAAACGCACGGGCAATCTTTACCCAACTCACGGATTAGGGCCCGTTTGCCAGGTACTAAATATCAATCGGGGGGATCAGATGGATTATCTCGTCTCCATGTCGAGCAATGATTTTGTGCTGGGTAATCTGGCGAAAGAACTGGCAGCCAAAGACGATTTTTACAAACCGTACGTGGGTAAGCCTTTCAATGGCAACATGAGTACCACCACCATCCGAACCAAAAAGGGCAAGACCATTATGGTTCAGTACGATGTTTCCTCACCACGACCATATTCTCGAATCCAGCTGGTTAGCGGCACCAAAGGCGTTGCGTTAAAATACCCTGAACCCGCCCGCTACTCCACCGGCCATGAGTGGATGAATGAGAAAGAAATTAAAGAACTTGAAGAAAAATACATGCCGCCTATCGTCAAGAAAATGGGCGATATCGCCAAGAACGTAGGCGGTCACGGTGGGATGGATTTCCTGATGGACTGGCGAACCATCGACTGTCTTCGGAACGGCTTACCGCTCGATCAGGATGTGTATGATGCCGCTTTGTGGAGTTCGGTTGGGCCGCTAAGTGCGTGGTCGGTGGCGCACCGATCCAACTCAATTGATGTCCCCGACTTTACGGGTGGAGCCTGGCAAAAAAATAAACCCGTCGATATTTCGATGAGCAAAGGCGGCACTACGCAGGCGAAAGTATAA
- a CDS encoding DMT family transporter: MNKSIQSWAILFFCNLIWSFHFTSIKLTQDQVGPYFTVWAPMLLATIFLAPFVIRDFRKGGKKLKDILIFVQLAALGAFPSQVLMTWGTQYSLASNAAILVMTLPVITAVFAFLILKEKMNTARWISFAIAITGVILCSTDDIKRMDLSSRYALGNGLIFLAILGNAYYNVGCKKVSGQYTEMEMVFYTYLVMSILLTPLVLYYEPEMFAKVPSFTTNTWIGMISLTLFHNFLSMLLFFKALKNLDATQVALSNYLITFMGLPIAAIWLGETLNRQTIIGGVLVLVSTLILSIVDSKVQQKKVANINQEPAKL, from the coding sequence ATGAACAAGTCGATTCAGTCGTGGGCTATCCTGTTTTTCTGCAACCTGATCTGGTCTTTCCATTTCACCAGTATCAAACTGACTCAGGATCAGGTCGGGCCGTATTTTACGGTATGGGCTCCCATGCTGCTGGCCACGATTTTCCTGGCTCCGTTTGTTATCCGGGATTTCCGGAAAGGGGGCAAGAAACTAAAAGATATCCTGATTTTCGTACAGTTGGCAGCGCTGGGGGCCTTCCCGTCGCAAGTGCTGATGACCTGGGGAACGCAGTATTCATTGGCCAGCAATGCGGCCATTCTGGTGATGACATTACCCGTTATCACTGCCGTTTTCGCCTTTCTGATCCTGAAAGAAAAAATGAATACGGCCCGCTGGATCAGCTTTGCCATTGCCATCACGGGCGTGATTCTGTGTTCGACGGATGATATTAAGCGGATGGACTTAAGCTCGCGCTATGCGCTGGGCAATGGGCTCATTTTTCTGGCCATTCTGGGCAATGCCTACTACAATGTGGGTTGCAAAAAGGTGTCGGGTCAGTACACCGAAATGGAGATGGTTTTTTACACTTACCTGGTGATGTCGATCCTGTTGACGCCCCTAGTGCTGTATTACGAACCGGAGATGTTTGCGAAGGTTCCGAGCTTCACCACGAACACCTGGATCGGGATGATTTCCCTGACGCTTTTTCACAATTTCCTGTCGATGCTTCTGTTTTTCAAAGCCTTGAAGAATCTGGATGCCACGCAGGTCGCTTTATCCAACTACCTCATCACGTTCATGGGCTTACCCATTGCCGCCATCTGGCTCGGCGAAACCCTGAACCGACAGACCATCATTGGTGGTGTGCTCGTCCTGGTCTCAACCCTTATCCTATCCATTGTCGATAGTAAAGTACAACAAAAAAAAGTAGCTAACATTAATCAAGAACCGGCAAAGTTATGA
- a CDS encoding dihydrodipicolinate synthase family protein, with protein MTNTDNELFGVVPIIPTPFTENEEIDEDALRSLIDFAIDGGIKAVCLPAYASEFYKLTDDEKLQVVRVAVERAAGRLKIVAQSNHPSLKVAIRLAQANVKAGADVISLAVPRIFSLPETSLKVYLSEFLQSIPNTPVLIQDFNPGGSSISVEFIKELMDENPNFKYLKLEEPLCAPKFESIIQATNDKIGLFEGWGGLYMLELVPIGIRGVMPGLAVADILQKIFTLRSSGEDAKAFELFERVMPQIFFSLQNMELFHYAEKELLIARGVLSNSIARKAAYIPDSSSISYIRELNQRILDIVNDEKYAIRPVANSLVA; from the coding sequence ATGACAAACACAGACAACGAACTGTTTGGCGTAGTACCCATCATTCCAACACCATTTACCGAAAATGAGGAGATCGACGAAGACGCGCTCCGCAGTTTAATTGACTTTGCCATCGACGGTGGTATAAAGGCGGTTTGCCTGCCTGCCTACGCCAGCGAATTTTACAAACTAACCGACGACGAGAAGTTACAGGTTGTGCGGGTGGCGGTAGAACGGGCTGCGGGCCGGTTGAAAATCGTCGCTCAATCGAACCACCCTTCCTTAAAAGTAGCCATCAGACTGGCACAGGCTAATGTGAAGGCTGGTGCCGATGTTATCTCACTGGCGGTTCCCCGAATTTTCAGCTTACCCGAAACCTCGCTAAAAGTCTATCTGTCAGAATTTTTACAGTCGATCCCAAACACGCCCGTTCTGATTCAGGACTTTAATCCAGGCGGCTCATCGATTAGCGTGGAGTTCATCAAAGAATTGATGGACGAAAATCCGAATTTCAAATACCTGAAGCTGGAAGAACCACTTTGCGCGCCCAAGTTCGAGAGCATCATTCAGGCGACTAACGACAAAATCGGGCTGTTCGAAGGCTGGGGTGGTCTGTACATGCTCGAACTGGTACCTATTGGTATCCGGGGAGTCATGCCGGGTCTGGCTGTTGCCGACATTCTGCAAAAGATTTTCACCCTGCGCTCCAGTGGCGAAGATGCCAAGGCGTTCGAGTTATTCGAACGGGTCATGCCGCAAATCTTCTTCTCGCTCCAAAATATGGAGTTGTTCCACTACGCCGAGAAAGAGTTGCTGATTGCCAGAGGTGTACTGAGTAATAGCATCGCCCGAAAAGCCGCTTATATTCCAGATTCATCGTCAATTAGCTACATCCGGGAGTTGAACCAGCGCATTCTCGACATAGTCAACGATGAAAAGTACGCCATCCGTCCCGTTGCCAATAGCCTTGTTGCTTAA
- a CDS encoding DegT/DnrJ/EryC1/StrS family aminotransferase, translating to MAQSNVSRREFLKRNSLTGLGAMLPASLLTDSPALPPSTPANAATKSTPFSLAEPPALLGGKPVRTAEWPNWPLWKPEQDEKQLLEVIRSGIWSRGNVVSEFETKWATTLGAKRSLAVVNGTNAIMTALAQLDIRGGDEVLVPPYTFIGTVAPVLSTGAMPIFVDVDPETFQIDPAKIEAKITPRTKAIIPVHILGLPANMPQILAIAKKHNLAVIEDACQAHLAEINHQKVGTFGHAGCFSFQNSKNLAIGEGGAIVSNDDAFMDRCFSYHNYGNPYGMLSGVIGAGTIIQGTKLRLTEYQAAIGLAQLKRLDAETTTRNKNAAYLKAKIKSIPGIVPYKLYDDVTRAAFHLFPFRYQKEAFKGLSREVFLKALTAEGIPCSKGYATLNNMPYLDDAFKSKNFQKMYPKSMLNFKSYVEQNHCPQNDRLCNEEAVWFTQNMLLGTQADMDEITNAIEKIHTHADKLLSQK from the coding sequence ATGGCGCAGTCTAACGTATCAAGAAGAGAGTTTTTAAAACGAAACTCATTAACTGGCCTGGGAGCTATGCTACCGGCCTCGTTGCTCACGGATAGTCCGGCACTACCTCCCAGCACTCCGGCAAACGCAGCCACAAAATCAACACCCTTTTCACTGGCAGAACCACCCGCTCTATTGGGTGGCAAACCCGTACGCACCGCCGAATGGCCAAACTGGCCCTTGTGGAAACCCGAACAGGACGAAAAACAACTGCTGGAAGTAATTCGTAGCGGCATCTGGTCGCGGGGAAATGTAGTGAGTGAGTTTGAAACCAAATGGGCCACTACCCTCGGTGCCAAACGGTCGCTGGCTGTCGTAAACGGAACCAATGCCATCATGACGGCGCTGGCTCAACTGGATATTCGCGGGGGTGATGAAGTATTGGTCCCACCCTACACGTTTATTGGAACGGTAGCCCCTGTTTTGTCGACAGGCGCGATGCCGATTTTCGTGGATGTCGATCCGGAAACCTTTCAGATCGACCCAGCGAAAATTGAAGCCAAGATTACGCCCCGGACCAAGGCAATCATTCCGGTGCATATTCTGGGATTACCAGCCAACATGCCCCAGATTCTGGCCATCGCGAAAAAGCATAATCTGGCTGTGATTGAGGATGCCTGTCAGGCGCACCTGGCCGAGATCAACCATCAGAAAGTGGGGACGTTTGGGCATGCGGGCTGTTTCAGTTTCCAGAATTCCAAGAACCTGGCCATCGGCGAAGGTGGCGCCATTGTCAGCAATGACGATGCGTTTATGGATCGTTGTTTTTCGTACCACAACTACGGCAATCCCTATGGCATGCTTTCGGGAGTCATTGGGGCAGGAACCATTATTCAGGGCACGAAACTCCGATTAACCGAATATCAGGCAGCCATTGGACTGGCCCAATTAAAGCGACTTGATGCCGAAACCACCACCCGAAACAAAAACGCAGCTTATCTGAAAGCAAAAATCAAAAGCATTCCGGGTATTGTTCCGTATAAACTTTACGATGATGTAACGCGGGCCGCTTTCCATCTCTTCCCATTTCGGTATCAGAAAGAAGCCTTCAAAGGCTTATCGCGCGAGGTGTTTCTAAAAGCACTCACGGCGGAAGGAATTCCCTGCTCGAAAGGGTACGCTACGCTGAACAACATGCCCTATCTGGATGACGCGTTCAAATCGAAAAACTTCCAGAAAATGTATCCAAAATCGATGCTGAATTTCAAGAGCTATGTCGAGCAGAACCATTGTCCGCAAAACGACCGATTATGCAATGAGGAGGCCGTTTGGTTCACGCAAAACATGCTACTGGGAACGCAGGCCGATATGGACGAAATTACCAATGCCATCGAAAAAATTCATACCCACGCCGATAAACTACTGAGTCAGAAATGA
- a CDS encoding SDR family NAD(P)-dependent oxidoreductase, which yields MGEFSGQVALVTGAASGIGLSIAHKLLNEGAQVGLLDFNEAALQQAFEKYGPDALLIGIDITDEARVNEAVSQVHAQFGKIDALINCVGITGITNVQSHEVSSENLHKVFEVNFMSSFYTSKATLPFMLARNYGRILHIASIAGKEGNAGMLAYSASKAAVICMAKVQGKEYAERGITVNALAPAVIQTPLVDAMPEVQVKYMTDKIPMKRCGTLDEAANLAAYIVSPKNSFTTGFTFDLSGGRATY from the coding sequence ATGGGAGAATTTAGCGGACAGGTTGCGCTGGTTACCGGAGCAGCCTCCGGAATTGGGTTATCCATCGCGCACAAGTTACTGAACGAAGGCGCACAGGTTGGCTTACTCGATTTTAATGAAGCGGCTTTACAGCAGGCGTTTGAAAAATACGGTCCGGATGCCTTGCTCATCGGCATCGACATCACCGACGAAGCCCGGGTAAACGAAGCCGTTTCGCAGGTACACGCACAGTTTGGCAAGATTGACGCCCTCATTAACTGCGTGGGTATTACGGGTATCACAAACGTACAGAGCCATGAGGTGAGCAGTGAAAATCTACACAAGGTGTTTGAGGTAAACTTCATGAGCAGCTTTTACACCTCCAAGGCTACATTGCCTTTCATGCTGGCTCGTAATTATGGCCGTATTCTGCATATCGCGTCGATTGCCGGGAAAGAGGGGAACGCTGGTATGCTGGCGTACTCGGCCTCAAAGGCAGCCGTAATCTGCATGGCGAAAGTGCAGGGCAAAGAGTACGCCGAACGGGGCATTACGGTCAATGCGTTGGCTCCGGCGGTTATCCAAACCCCGTTGGTCGATGCGATGCCCGAAGTGCAGGTCAAGTACATGACAGATAAAATTCCAATGAAACGATGTGGTACACTCGATGAAGCCGCGAATCTGGCCGCTTATATCGTATCACCAAAAAACAGTTTCACCACCGGTTTCACCTTTGATTTGTCGGGTGGCCGGGCAACGTATTAG
- a CDS encoding Gfo/Idh/MocA family protein, whose translation MNPASSRRTFLKHTSQGCAALLLAPTLLQARPTTATGKRVGIIGLDTSHSTAFVKALNAPDANPAFLGYKVVAAYPQGSKDIESSTSRVPAYTEEVKKQNVEMVTSISDLLKKVDVVLLETNDGRLHLEQALQVLKAGKRVFIDKPIAASLSDAIAIFDASKKYNIPLFSASSLRHIKGIEKVDKSQVVGADTFSPAVLEKTHPDFYWYGIHGVETLYTVMGTGCKQVVRVHTDGTDIIVGTWANGRVGTVRGTRTGKHDYGGTVFTQTGNLVLGPYGGYEPLLQDIITYYETGEVPVTPEETIEIFAFMEAADESKRRGGAAVTLESVLAKAKK comes from the coding sequence ATGAATCCAGCATCCAGTCGAAGAACATTTTTGAAACATACGTCGCAGGGTTGCGCGGCTTTGCTGTTGGCCCCCACGCTACTTCAAGCCAGACCAACGACGGCAACTGGCAAACGGGTGGGAATCATTGGACTGGATACGTCGCATAGCACCGCTTTTGTGAAAGCGCTCAATGCCCCCGATGCCAATCCTGCTTTTCTGGGCTACAAGGTCGTGGCCGCTTATCCACAGGGAAGTAAAGATATTGAAAGCAGTACCTCGCGCGTTCCGGCCTATACGGAAGAAGTAAAAAAGCAGAACGTCGAAATGGTCACGTCTATCAGCGATTTGCTCAAAAAAGTCGATGTGGTGTTGCTCGAAACCAACGATGGGCGCTTGCACCTGGAACAGGCTCTACAGGTATTGAAAGCAGGCAAGCGGGTGTTCATCGACAAACCGATTGCGGCTTCGTTGTCGGATGCCATTGCCATTTTTGACGCATCTAAGAAATACAACATTCCGCTTTTTTCGGCCTCGTCCCTTCGGCACATCAAAGGCATTGAAAAAGTCGATAAAAGCCAGGTCGTGGGTGCCGATACTTTTAGTCCGGCTGTCCTCGAAAAGACCCACCCAGACTTTTACTGGTATGGTATTCATGGCGTTGAAACGCTGTACACCGTCATGGGGACGGGTTGCAAACAGGTGGTTCGCGTGCATACCGACGGCACCGATATTATTGTGGGAACGTGGGCCAATGGACGCGTAGGCACCGTTCGCGGTACACGTACAGGAAAGCATGATTACGGCGGTACGGTGTTTACCCAAACGGGCAACCTGGTGTTGGGTCCCTACGGTGGCTATGAACCCTTGTTACAGGACATTATCACCTATTACGAAACCGGCGAAGTACCCGTTACACCCGAAGAAACCATCGAAATTTTCGCCTTTATGGAAGCCGCCGATGAAAGTAAACGTCGCGGAGGGGCTGCCGTTACCCTCGAAAGTGTTCTGGCTAAAGCGAAGAAGTAG
- a CDS encoding neutral/alkaline non-lysosomal ceramidase N-terminal domain-containing protein — MRNRLGFAWLIWLGFLIPGYVVGKGWKAGTARVIITPKEPQWQAGYASRTHAADGKLHDLWAKALALEDETGTRVVLVTTDMLGFPKAMSDRIRERLNSQFGLAKAQIILNSSHTHSGPVLDYALQDIYPLDAKEQRKIDQYSHWLETKIVSLVGQALKTLEPVELFSQNGVTRFQVNRRNNKEGALLEQTELKGPNDYAVPVIKIVDAKGKLKTIVFGYACHPTVLDLYQWSGDYVGFAQLELEKTHPGVTAMFFQGAAGDQNPLPRRTIPLARQYGQELAAAVDRVLDEPMRNLTPQVRTAYSEIDLPLSAPPSEAELTKTIQENEGYLKRWATRMLAEKKQGKVPISRYAYPLQIWQLGTQSILSFGGELVIQYAIDCKKRFGQDIFVMGYSNDVMGYIPSTTILQEGGYEGASSQMVYGLPSVWAPDVPAMIYQEINRLADQVGLPKLN, encoded by the coding sequence ATGAGAAATCGATTGGGCTTCGCGTGGTTAATATGGCTAGGCTTTTTGATTCCTGGCTATGTGGTGGGCAAGGGCTGGAAGGCTGGAACGGCCAGGGTGATTATTACACCCAAGGAGCCACAATGGCAGGCAGGCTATGCCTCGCGCACCCACGCTGCCGACGGAAAACTGCACGACTTATGGGCCAAGGCGCTGGCGCTGGAAGACGAAACCGGAACGCGCGTTGTATTAGTTACTACCGATATGCTTGGCTTCCCTAAAGCCATGTCGGACCGGATTCGGGAGCGACTGAACAGCCAGTTTGGCTTGGCCAAAGCCCAGATCATTCTCAACAGTTCGCATACCCACTCCGGGCCTGTATTGGACTACGCCCTTCAGGATATTTATCCTCTCGACGCAAAGGAGCAGAGGAAAATTGATCAGTATTCGCACTGGCTGGAAACGAAGATCGTCAGCCTGGTTGGTCAGGCATTGAAGACGCTAGAACCCGTTGAATTGTTCTCCCAAAATGGAGTCACGCGGTTTCAGGTCAATCGGCGCAACAACAAAGAAGGGGCTCTACTAGAACAAACGGAGTTGAAAGGCCCTAACGATTATGCTGTACCGGTGATCAAGATTGTCGATGCCAAAGGAAAGCTCAAAACCATTGTGTTCGGATACGCCTGCCACCCTACGGTTCTGGATTTATACCAGTGGTCGGGCGATTATGTCGGCTTTGCTCAACTGGAGTTGGAGAAAACGCATCCCGGCGTAACAGCGATGTTCTTTCAGGGAGCAGCTGGCGACCAGAATCCATTACCCCGTCGTACGATACCGCTGGCCCGTCAGTACGGGCAGGAATTGGCTGCTGCTGTGGATCGTGTACTCGATGAACCGATGCGCAATCTGACGCCCCAGGTTCGTACAGCCTATTCGGAGATTGACCTTCCGCTTTCGGCTCCGCCATCCGAAGCTGAATTAACAAAGACGATTCAGGAAAACGAAGGCTATCTTAAACGTTGGGCAACGCGTATGCTGGCCGAAAAGAAGCAAGGGAAAGTCCCTATCAGCCGGTATGCTTATCCATTACAAATCTGGCAGTTAGGCACCCAATCCATCCTGAGTTTTGGTGGCGAACTGGTTATCCAATATGCAATCGACTGCAAAAAACGCTTCGGGCAGGATATTTTCGTTATGGGCTACTCCAACGATGTCATGGGCTATATTCCTTCGACCACAATTTTACAGGAAGGCGGCTACGAGGGCGCTTCGTCGCAGATGGTATATGGGCTACCCAGTGTCTGGGCACCCGATGTCCCGGCCATGATTTACCAGGAAATAAACCGACTCGCCGATCAGGTGGGCCTGCCTAAACTAAATTGA
- a CDS encoding beta-N-acetylhexosaminidase — MKRYWITCILVYCWLGSALAQQRPVLLPQPQSIQYGQGALSVQNLTIHVAPKVPADVLFALNELKKILNERTGKAILHSSSANTSTIRYSVKTPGQEVPETQEATNGNHREQYAITISAKGVDITAQTSTGLYYAVQTIRQLIQGQGAKSTLPFVTINDQPKLAYRGVMMDFAHGGLLTVDEIKKQIDFLARWKTNQYYFYNEVSIQLDGYSTLNYKASYSKTQIRAIIAYARERHMDVIPFVNFYGHLHELIRNEKYASLAIGHYGHEMDPRNPAVQELLKDWIKQYTTLFKSPFIHVGFDETWETKRLANDPAKKLDPEALYVQQLGFVSNELKQYGKTLLAWTDMNSFYPTILTKFPTDIIPVIWEYSPDTTAIYNYLNPVLKAKKLFFIQPAVSGWGHIYPAADYTYENINLCLKAGIKHNTLGFITSVWTDSVEPLVRASWLFMAYGCIAAWQGTVSDKTTFTGQYAAVTYPAVAKDMQAAFDHIAKAGQFLEKCLGKNTQSLPRGTLVESWSNPFSAYYLANTTEHKTDFEQVRIQTEEAQARLISALQQATPSDTSFIQSMLLSARLINYSASRFLWAKAITDRWNDGMIASTKDDYVFYDLTYPCHSLLVDAMDETGELKQAYAQAWNAENMPYRLNTILGRFDVDFGLWRKLHLKLLDYKIQKKTEPLKSFELMFTPDF; from the coding sequence ATGAAACGCTACTGGATAACTTGTATTCTTGTTTATTGCTGGCTGGGTTCGGCATTGGCGCAGCAGCGTCCTGTACTTCTTCCCCAACCACAGTCTATCCAGTATGGGCAGGGAGCGTTGTCGGTGCAGAATCTGACGATTCATGTAGCGCCAAAGGTTCCTGCCGATGTTCTGTTTGCGCTCAACGAACTAAAGAAAATCCTGAACGAACGGACTGGAAAAGCCATTCTCCATAGTTCATCAGCCAACACCTCTACTATTCGTTATTCGGTTAAAACGCCTGGTCAGGAAGTACCCGAAACTCAGGAAGCCACCAATGGCAATCATCGGGAACAATACGCCATTACGATCTCAGCCAAAGGGGTTGACATTACAGCCCAAACCTCGACCGGCCTGTATTACGCCGTACAAACGATTCGGCAATTGATTCAGGGCCAAGGCGCTAAGTCAACGCTTCCGTTCGTCACGATTAACGACCAACCCAAACTGGCCTATCGGGGTGTAATGATGGATTTTGCGCACGGGGGTTTGCTGACGGTCGACGAAATCAAAAAACAGATTGACTTTTTAGCGCGCTGGAAAACCAACCAATATTATTTCTACAACGAAGTTAGTATTCAACTCGATGGCTATTCGACGCTGAATTACAAGGCTAGTTATTCGAAGACCCAAATCAGAGCAATCATTGCCTACGCACGCGAGCGGCACATGGATGTGATTCCGTTCGTCAATTTCTATGGTCACCTGCACGAGCTGATTCGCAACGAAAAATACGCATCGCTGGCCATTGGTCACTATGGTCATGAAATGGACCCGCGTAATCCTGCCGTTCAGGAATTGCTGAAAGACTGGATTAAGCAATATACCACCCTCTTTAAGAGTCCGTTCATCCACGTCGGCTTCGACGAAACCTGGGAAACGAAACGGCTGGCCAATGACCCTGCAAAAAAACTAGACCCCGAAGCGCTGTATGTTCAACAGCTCGGTTTTGTCAGTAACGAATTGAAGCAATACGGCAAAACGTTGTTGGCCTGGACAGACATGAACTCGTTTTACCCGACTATTCTGACCAAATTCCCGACAGATATTATCCCGGTTATCTGGGAATATTCGCCCGACACAACGGCTATTTACAATTACTTAAACCCTGTCCTCAAGGCGAAGAAACTGTTCTTTATCCAGCCTGCGGTATCGGGTTGGGGCCATATTTACCCCGCTGCCGATTATACCTACGAGAACATAAATCTCTGCCTGAAAGCAGGAATCAAACACAATACGCTGGGGTTTATTACGTCGGTCTGGACGGATTCTGTCGAGCCCCTTGTGCGGGCATCCTGGCTGTTCATGGCCTATGGCTGCATCGCGGCCTGGCAGGGCACCGTGTCCGACAAGACTACCTTTACCGGCCAGTATGCCGCCGTAACCTACCCTGCTGTAGCTAAGGATATGCAGGCTGCTTTCGACCACATTGCCAAAGCGGGTCAGTTTCTTGAAAAATGTCTCGGTAAGAACACCCAAAGCCTGCCCCGTGGCACACTGGTCGAGAGTTGGTCGAATCCGTTTTCGGCCTACTATCTAGCCAACACCACCGAACACAAAACTGATTTTGAGCAGGTCCGTATTCAGACAGAAGAAGCGCAGGCAAGGCTGATTAGCGCGCTTCAGCAGGCCACCCCTTCCGACACCAGTTTCATTCAGAGCATGCTGTTATCGGCACGGCTGATCAATTATTCTGCCAGTCGATTTTTATGGGCGAAAGCCATTACCGATCGCTGGAACGACGGGATGATAGCCTCAACGAAGGATGATTACGTATTCTATGATCTGACCTACCCTTGTCATAGCCTGTTGGTCGATGCGATGGACGAGACCGGCGAACTGAAACAAGCCTATGCCCAAGCCTGGAACGCCGAAAACATGCCGTATCGACTAAACACCATACTGGGCCGCTTCGACGTCGATTTTGGCCTCTGGCGAAAACTGCATTTGAAACTGCTGGACTATAAGATTCAGAAAAAGACCGAGCCCCTGAAATCCTTCGAGTTAATGTTTACTCCAGACTTTTAA